A genomic region of Cydia strobilella chromosome 12, ilCydStro3.1, whole genome shotgun sequence contains the following coding sequences:
- the LOC134745901 gene encoding uncharacterized protein LOC134745901 isoform X1: MNEHKILVFIAFMILYCLYCLNSWFTSENVIEEYAPEALPDLPQEIPEILIPDTPALKEEVQIKAKTKTKIIPLFFYNACSVLEVFTEKPALIKKNKTRSKDLDNSSNAIAVIGITVFLVALGVNAVLDTLKAKEEERERRKLNPDGERRQSLAEFANKKQLRRESSRFGIQLFQITESVVSGEEKSRRQSRPYTRGDSTNSYLSDRKAQTDGSTPKETAEPRLVKRQSVAKLFGGRPVPMVRRSSFPALPLNPDVQALMLGHRQPSCDSDDEDGKGRRVRIIRRY, encoded by the exons ATGAACGAACATAAAATCTTGGTTTTTATCGCGTTTATGATACTCTATTGTCTGTACTGCCTCAACAGTTGGTTCACGTCTGAGAATGTTATAGAAGAATATGCTCCAGAGGCGCTACCTGATTTGCCGCAAGAaatccctgaaatattaataccTGATACACCAGCTCTCAAGGAAGAGGTTCAAATAAAagccaaaacaaaaacaaagataATTCCACTGTTCTTCTACAATGCGTGCAGCGTTTTAGAAGTGTTTACCGAAAAGCCAGCGCTGatcaagaaaaacaaaacaagatCGAAAGATTTAGACAACAGCAGTAACGCTATAGCTGTCATTGGTATAACAGTATTCTTAGTGGCTCTCGGCGTCAACGCAGTTCTAGACACACTGAAAGCCAAAGAAGAAGAACGTGAGCGGAGAAAACTGAATCCTGATGGGGAAAGAAGGCAATCGTTGGCAGAGTTTGCTAATAAAAAGCAGTTGAGACGAGAATCGAGCCGATTTGGGATACAATTGTTTCAAATTACAGAATCAGTGGTTAGTGGGGAGGAAAAAAGTAGACGCCAGAGTCGTCCGTATACCCGTGGAGACTCCACCAACTCCTACTTGTCTGACAGAAAGGCTCAGACTGACGGTTCCACGCCTAAAGAGACAGCGGAACCCAGGCTGGTGAAGAGGCAATCGGTTGCTAAGCTCTTTG GAGGTCGCCCAGTACCGATGGTGCGGCGCTCTTCTTTCCCCGCCCTGCCGCTCAACCCCGACGTGCAAGCGCTGATGCTGGGCCACCGGCAGCCATCTTGCGACAGTGACGATGAAGACGGGAAGGGACGACGTGTGAGGATCATACGGAGATACTGA
- the LOC134745901 gene encoding uncharacterized protein LOC134745901 isoform X2 — protein MNEHKILVFIAFMILYCLYCLNSWFTSENVIEEYAPEALPDLPQEIPEILIPDTPALKEEVQIKAKTKTKIIPLFFYNACSVLEVFTEKPALIKKNKTRSKDLDNSSNAIAVIGITVFLVALGVNAVLDTLKAKEEERERRKLNPDGERRQSLAEFANKKQLRRESSRFGIQLFQITESVVSGEEKSRRQSRPYTRGDSTNSYLSDRKAQTDGSTPKETAEPRLVKRQSVAKLFGLSDD, from the exons ATGAACGAACATAAAATCTTGGTTTTTATCGCGTTTATGATACTCTATTGTCTGTACTGCCTCAACAGTTGGTTCACGTCTGAGAATGTTATAGAAGAATATGCTCCAGAGGCGCTACCTGATTTGCCGCAAGAaatccctgaaatattaataccTGATACACCAGCTCTCAAGGAAGAGGTTCAAATAAAagccaaaacaaaaacaaagataATTCCACTGTTCTTCTACAATGCGTGCAGCGTTTTAGAAGTGTTTACCGAAAAGCCAGCGCTGatcaagaaaaacaaaacaagatCGAAAGATTTAGACAACAGCAGTAACGCTATAGCTGTCATTGGTATAACAGTATTCTTAGTGGCTCTCGGCGTCAACGCAGTTCTAGACACACTGAAAGCCAAAGAAGAAGAACGTGAGCGGAGAAAACTGAATCCTGATGGGGAAAGAAGGCAATCGTTGGCAGAGTTTGCTAATAAAAAGCAGTTGAGACGAGAATCGAGCCGATTTGGGATACAATTGTTTCAAATTACAGAATCAGTGGTTAGTGGGGAGGAAAAAAGTAGACGCCAGAGTCGTCCGTATACCCGTGGAGACTCCACCAACTCCTACTTGTCTGACAGAAAGGCTCAGACTGACGGTTCCACGCCTAAAGAGACAGCGGAACCCAGGCTGGTGAAGAGGCAATCGGTTGCTAAGCTCTTTG GTCTGTCTGACGACTGA